One Dehalococcoidia bacterium genomic window carries:
- a CDS encoding M23 family metallopeptidase produces MRWALLFTALFWALLGLGSACSQGGGPSPSSRAELVTPSPSLVSTPPTPTPTPEPPRLRVSPFAARQGTAVLLKARPAPDGPLAVEAAGRRIPLVREGDEAVGYLPVPLDQTPGVYIVVLLLGDQMLDQAALQVVDGGYPREELFLPPSTAGLLLDAAAIQEEVRLLAAAHASFTPQRLWQGPWRMPLDGPISDPFGVYRSINGGPYSPHTGTDLAAAEGTPVLAPASGRVVLARQLHLRGLSVVVDHGAGVVSGYHHLSALTVQEGQTVQAGQELGKVGSTGLAGGPHLHWELAINGVRVDPMAWLEALSGA; encoded by the coding sequence GTGCGCTGGGCCTTGCTCTTCACGGCGCTATTCTGGGCCCTGCTGGGGCTGGGCAGCGCCTGTTCCCAGGGGGGAGGCCCCTCACCGTCGTCCCGGGCGGAGCTGGTCACACCCAGCCCGTCGCTCGTGTCCACGCCCCCCACGCCCACTCCCACGCCCGAGCCGCCGCGGCTGCGGGTATCGCCTTTCGCCGCCCGCCAGGGGACGGCCGTCCTGTTGAAGGCCCGCCCCGCCCCCGACGGCCCCCTGGCGGTCGAGGCGGCAGGACGCCGCATCCCCCTGGTCAGGGAAGGGGACGAGGCCGTCGGCTACCTGCCCGTTCCCCTCGACCAGACGCCGGGCGTCTACATCGTCGTCCTGCTGCTGGGCGACCAGATGCTGGACCAGGCAGCCCTGCAGGTAGTGGACGGCGGATACCCGCGAGAGGAGCTCTTCTTGCCCCCGTCCACCGCTGGGCTGCTGCTGGACGCTGCCGCGATCCAGGAAGAGGTGCGGCTGCTGGCAGCGGCCCACGCCTCCTTCACCCCCCAGCGGCTATGGCAGGGGCCCTGGCGGATGCCGCTGGACGGCCCCATCTCCGACCCCTTCGGGGTCTACCGCTCCATCAACGGCGGCCCCTACTCGCCCCATACCGGCACCGACCTGGCGGCAGCGGAGGGGACGCCGGTGCTGGCGCCGGCTTCGGGCCGGGTGGTGCTGGCCCGCCAGCTCCACCTGCGCGGACTGTCAGTGGTGGTGGACCACGGCGCAGGGGTGGTGAGCGGCTATCACCACCTGTCCGCCCTGACGGTCCAGGAGGGCCAGACGGTTCAGGCGGGGCAGGAGCTGGGCAAGGTGGGCAGCACCGGCCTGGCTGGCGGCCCCCACCTGCACTGGGAGCTGGCGATCAACGGCGTGCGGGTGGACCCCATGGCCTGGCTGGAAGCCCTGTCAGGGGCCTAG
- a CDS encoding 50S ribosomal protein L11 methyltransferase: MWLQLTLQVAPQDAELVADVLRQRCPAVAIEYRGPFRAEGAWAAPAEDSPARDASTALVRVYLPEDEATLDLRRSLRLALRFLPLTAPLRWRRARRLRDEQWQRAWQRRLRARRIGRLLVRPSGQAAVARAGETVIEIDPGLAFGTGEHPTTALCLAALSRLVRGGERVLDVGTGSGILAIAAARLGAARVLALDIDPQAVKAARANALRNGVEAVVEVREGTLTPALAEAFDLVCANIDGLSLERMAPLLAAAVAPGGRLVLSGFLTETAPSLSRAFEALGLRVEERPVRKPWAALVLARD, from the coding sequence ATGTGGCTGCAGCTGACTCTTCAGGTGGCGCCCCAGGACGCCGAGCTGGTGGCCGATGTGCTGCGCCAGCGCTGTCCGGCGGTGGCCATAGAGTATCGCGGCCCCTTTCGGGCCGAGGGGGCCTGGGCCGCCCCGGCGGAGGACTCTCCTGCCCGCGATGCATCCACCGCCCTGGTGCGGGTCTACCTGCCCGAGGACGAGGCGACCCTCGACCTGCGCCGCTCCCTCCGTTTGGCCCTGCGCTTCCTCCCCCTCACGGCGCCGCTGCGGTGGCGACGGGCGCGACGGTTGCGGGACGAGCAGTGGCAGCGGGCCTGGCAGAGACGCCTGCGGGCGCGACGCATCGGCCGCCTCCTGGTTCGCCCTTCCGGCCAGGCGGCCGTCGCCCGGGCGGGCGAAACGGTCATCGAGATAGACCCCGGCCTCGCCTTCGGCACCGGCGAGCACCCCACCACCGCCCTCTGCCTGGCGGCGCTGTCGCGGCTGGTCAGAGGCGGCGAGCGGGTGCTGGACGTGGGCACCGGCAGCGGCATCCTGGCCATCGCCGCCGCCCGGCTGGGGGCCGCCCGCGTTCTGGCCCTGGACATCGACCCTCAGGCGGTGAAGGCTGCCCGCGCCAATGCCCTGCGCAACGGCGTCGAGGCCGTGGTGGAGGTGAGGGAGGGGACCCTGACGCCGGCCCTGGCCGAGGCCTTCGACCTGGTATGCGCCAACATCGACGGCCTCAGCCTGGAGCGGATGGCCCCCCTTCTGGCGGCTGCCGTTGCGCCGGGAGGCAGGCTGGTGCTGAGCGGCTTCCTGACGGAAACGGCCCCGTCCCTCTCCAGGGCCTTCGAGGCCCTGGGCCTGCGGGTGGAGGAGAGGCCGGTGCGGAAGCCGTGGGCTGCCCTGGTGCTGGCCCGCGACTGA
- the dnaJ gene encoding molecular chaperone DnaJ, giving the protein MCAKDVRRDYYEVLGVPRDASTEEIKRAFRRLAMKYHPDRNRSPDAEARFKEINEAYEVLSDPEKRAAYDRFGHDGLQAGADFGRPFEGFRFGGFGDIFDAFFGAASAMRREAQRGADRRLELELDLAEAAFGCEKEVEVTRVERCPRCGGNGCEPGTRPTACPSCGGNGQVRRVHRSFFGQFINVATCPQCQGEGSVIAHPCRDCRGSGRLRRSRRLRIQVPPGVDDGTQMRVSGEGDAGHNGGPAGNLYVLVRLRPHPHFQRDGYDLVYELELNVAQAALGCEVRVPTLEGDSCPLRIPPGTQHGQEFTIRGRGIPHLHDGGRGDLRVRVRVVVPKELTPEQRRLLEALAASFGTPTAGDGERGILGRIRDALG; this is encoded by the coding sequence ATGTGCGCTAAGGACGTTCGCCGCGACTACTACGAGGTGCTGGGCGTCCCCCGCGACGCCAGCACAGAGGAGATCAAGCGCGCCTTTCGCCGCCTGGCCATGAAGTACCACCCCGACCGCAACCGCTCGCCCGACGCCGAGGCCCGCTTCAAGGAGATCAACGAGGCCTACGAGGTCCTCTCGGACCCCGAGAAGCGGGCCGCCTATGACCGCTTCGGCCACGACGGGCTGCAAGCCGGGGCCGACTTCGGACGCCCCTTCGAAGGGTTCCGCTTCGGCGGCTTCGGCGACATCTTCGATGCCTTCTTCGGCGCCGCCTCGGCCATGCGTCGCGAGGCCCAGAGGGGCGCCGACCGCCGGCTGGAGCTGGAGCTGGACCTGGCCGAGGCTGCCTTCGGCTGCGAGAAGGAGGTGGAGGTGACGAGGGTGGAGCGTTGCCCGCGCTGCGGCGGCAACGGCTGCGAGCCGGGCACCCGCCCCACCGCCTGTCCTTCCTGCGGCGGCAACGGCCAGGTGCGGCGCGTCCACCGCAGCTTCTTCGGCCAGTTCATCAACGTAGCCACCTGCCCCCAGTGCCAGGGCGAGGGGAGCGTCATCGCCCACCCTTGCCGCGACTGCCGCGGCAGCGGCCGCCTTCGTCGTTCGCGGCGCCTGCGCATCCAGGTGCCGCCGGGAGTGGACGACGGCACCCAGATGCGGGTGAGCGGCGAGGGGGACGCCGGCCACAACGGCGGCCCGGCAGGCAACCTGTATGTGCTGGTGCGCCTGCGGCCCCACCCCCATTTCCAGCGCGACGGCTACGACTTGGTCTACGAGCTGGAGCTGAACGTGGCCCAGGCCGCCCTGGGCTGCGAGGTGAGGGTGCCTACCCTGGAAGGGGACTCCTGCCCCCTGCGGATACCGCCCGGCACCCAGCACGGCCAGGAGTTCACCATCCGTGGCCGGGGCATCCCCCACCTGCACGACGGCGGCCGCGGGGACCTGCGCGTGCGCGTCCGTGTCGTCGTGCCGAAAGAGCTGACGCCGGAGCAGCGGCGGCTGCTGGAGGCCTTGGCCGCATCCTTCGGCACCCCCACAGCTGGCGACGGCGAGCGCGGCATCCTGGGGCGCATCCGCGACGCCCTGGGCTAG
- a CDS encoding 16S rRNA (uracil(1498)-N(3))-methyltransferase: MRRFYVEPGTVRGRQVSLGPEAAHRLARVLRLRSGEHLVLFDGSGQEWEVELKSVGAKGLTAVVVQEVPAPPEPRVHLTLLACLLKEPRFELLLEKATELGVAEIVPVVARRSVVRPWKEGAKQERWRRIVIEATEQCERARPPELHPPVPLPQALRRAEGLRIVPWEEERSQGLGQLLRGLREPPRQVSLLVGPEGGLEPQEVEMARQCGFAVVTLGPRILRAETAALVACALVMHELGELGP, from the coding sequence ATGCGCCGCTTCTATGTGGAGCCGGGGACGGTGCGAGGGCGTCAGGTATCCCTGGGCCCCGAGGCCGCTCACCGCCTGGCCCGTGTGCTGCGCCTGCGCAGCGGCGAGCACCTGGTGCTGTTCGACGGCTCCGGGCAGGAATGGGAAGTGGAGCTGAAGTCGGTGGGGGCCAAAGGCCTCACCGCGGTGGTGGTGCAGGAGGTTCCGGCGCCGCCCGAGCCTCGGGTGCATCTGACCCTGCTGGCCTGCCTCCTGAAGGAGCCCCGATTCGAGCTGCTGCTGGAGAAGGCTACGGAGCTGGGGGTGGCCGAGATCGTGCCGGTGGTGGCCCGCCGGTCGGTGGTGCGCCCCTGGAAGGAGGGGGCCAAGCAGGAACGCTGGCGCCGCATCGTCATCGAGGCCACGGAGCAGTGCGAGCGGGCAAGGCCGCCGGAGCTGCATCCCCCAGTGCCCCTACCACAGGCCCTGCGCAGGGCCGAGGGACTGCGCATCGTGCCCTGGGAGGAGGAGCGCTCTCAGGGGCTGGGCCAGCTCCTGCGGGGCCTGCGAGAGCCGCCGCGGCAGGTATCCCTGCTGGTGGGGCCCGAAGGCGGCCTGGAGCCGCAGGAGGTGGAGATGGCCCGTCAGTGCGGCTTCGCCGTCGTTACCCTGGGGCCGCGCATCCTGCGGGCCGAGACGGCGGCCCTGGTAGCCTGCGCCCTGGTGATGCACGAGCTGGGGGAGCTAGGCCCCTGA
- the gltB gene encoding glutamate synthase large subunit: protein MRGAKGLYDPTFEQDACGVGFVARPSSQPSRDIVEMALEAVVKLTHRGALDADAKTGDGAGILVQLPRRFFTRELERMGLRLDRPEELAVAMVFLPQPEGEAARAREALEARARARGLRVLAWRQVPVDPSVLGDKARSTMPRIEQMLVVPAVPLDAEAYERALYLVRKEAEADFARQELDCYIPSFSHRTVVYKGLLVAWQLRGFYLDLQDPLFESALAIFHQRYSTNTFPTWPLAQPFRMLAHNGEINTLMGNYNWMRAREPELSSRLWGQDIESLKPIIVPGGSDSAMLDNALEALVLSGRDLLHAMLMLVPEAWERMPDLDPAWRDFYEYHACLMEPWDGPAALAFTDGLKVGATLDRNGLRPLRYKVARDGLVVAGSEVGIVDMDEAQVAEKGRLGPGEMLVVDTARGRILKKDEVMAELVGRRPYGDWLRQHMVRLREPFPTDGHRADTPDGVDLGQLQTAFACTNEDVRMILKTMASQGHDPVFSMGDDIPLAVLSQTHRPLSFYFRQRFAQVTNPAIDPLREELVMSLDCYVGPRGSIFEETPEHARVIHLETPLLSAQALEAIRRGGNGAFRVRELPALFPVDRGPEGLEEALEELCRRAVEAADEGYELLLLTDRGVDAQHAPIPMLLAVGAVHHGLIRAGRRMKTDIVVETGAAWDVHHFALLLGYGANGIYPYLAMATLRAFLQERDMAEADIEEVLANFRQAVERGLLKVMSKMGISALRSYRGAQIFEIIGLAQEVVDRCFTGTPARLGGIGLREIGEDVLYWHQQAYQVYPETRRLPDIGYVRFRREGEYHGFNPQVVTALQKAVQTGDYQAYKEFSQMVHSGPPRTLRDLLEIRSDRSPIPLEEVEPASEIVQRFVTAAMSLGALSPEAHKTIAIAMNRLGGKSNTGEGGEDRSWYQPLPGGDSASSRIKQVASGRFGVTIEYLTQGDELEIKIAQGSKPGEGGQLPGHKVNEFIASVRHAIPGIPLISPPPHHDIYSIEDLAQLIYDLKQANPRARVGVKLVAESGVGTIAAGVAKAYADYIQISGSEGGTGASPLSSIKNAGCPWELGLAETQQVLMLNGLRGRVRLRTDGGLKTGWDVVKAALLGADEYGFGTAALIAIGCDMARQCHLNTCPTGIATQRRDLIDKRFQGRPEYVVNYFTFVAEEVREVLAFMGYRRLEEIIGRVDLLAPRELPEGHRGRTLTLEAVLADVDPARVSPRRCVQPRNDRPHPCADDRIWEQVLPALEEGRPVRVETEIRNSDLTAGARIAGAIAQRYRLEGLPEGTIEIVYRGSAGQSFGAWCANGMRLILEGEANDYVGKGMSGGEIIVRPPRGAPYDSHLNVIVGNTVLYGATGGKLFVAGRAGERFAVRNSGAIAVVEGAGDHCCEYMTQGLVVVLGRTGRNFGAGMSWGHAFVLDEDGTFPRRYNPELITIQRVEQPEDEALLRSLIEEHAHKTGSRWARHILDHWRDFLPLFWKVVPLSVPMDVMGHAIHRREGHEAQAGAAPGHP, encoded by the coding sequence TTGAGGGGGGCCAAGGGCCTCTACGACCCGACCTTCGAGCAGGACGCCTGCGGCGTGGGCTTCGTCGCCCGCCCGTCGTCCCAGCCTAGCCGCGACATCGTGGAGATGGCCCTGGAGGCCGTGGTGAAGCTCACCCACCGCGGCGCCCTGGACGCCGACGCCAAGACGGGCGACGGGGCCGGCATCCTCGTCCAGCTGCCCAGGCGCTTCTTCACCCGCGAGCTGGAGCGCATGGGCCTGCGCCTGGATAGGCCCGAGGAGCTGGCGGTGGCTATGGTCTTCCTGCCCCAGCCAGAGGGGGAGGCTGCCAGGGCGAGGGAGGCGCTGGAGGCCCGTGCCCGCGCCCGGGGCCTGCGCGTCCTGGCCTGGCGGCAGGTGCCCGTGGACCCCTCCGTGCTGGGCGACAAGGCCCGCTCCACCATGCCCCGTATCGAGCAGATGCTGGTCGTGCCGGCGGTGCCCCTGGACGCCGAGGCCTACGAGCGGGCCCTGTACCTGGTGCGCAAGGAGGCCGAGGCCGACTTCGCCCGCCAGGAGCTGGACTGCTACATACCATCCTTCTCTCACCGCACCGTGGTCTACAAGGGCTTGCTGGTGGCCTGGCAGCTGCGGGGATTCTACCTGGACCTGCAGGACCCCCTGTTCGAGTCGGCCCTGGCCATATTTCACCAGCGCTATTCCACCAACACCTTCCCCACCTGGCCTCTGGCCCAGCCCTTCCGCATGCTGGCCCACAACGGCGAAATCAACACCCTCATGGGCAACTACAACTGGATGCGGGCCCGGGAGCCGGAGCTCAGCTCCCGACTGTGGGGCCAAGACATCGAGAGCCTGAAGCCCATCATCGTTCCCGGCGGCTCCGACTCGGCCATGCTGGACAACGCCCTGGAGGCCCTGGTGCTCTCGGGGCGCGACCTGTTGCACGCCATGCTCATGCTGGTGCCCGAGGCCTGGGAGCGGATGCCCGACCTGGACCCCGCCTGGCGCGACTTTTACGAGTACCACGCCTGCCTGATGGAGCCGTGGGACGGGCCGGCCGCCCTGGCCTTCACCGATGGCCTCAAGGTGGGGGCCACCCTGGACCGCAACGGCCTGCGCCCCCTGCGCTACAAGGTGGCCAGGGACGGCCTGGTGGTGGCCGGGTCCGAGGTGGGCATCGTCGACATGGACGAGGCCCAGGTAGCCGAGAAGGGGCGCCTGGGCCCGGGCGAGATGCTGGTGGTGGACACGGCCCGCGGCCGCATCCTCAAGAAGGACGAGGTGATGGCCGAGCTGGTGGGCCGCCGCCCCTACGGCGACTGGCTGAGGCAGCACATGGTCCGCCTGCGGGAGCCTTTCCCCACCGACGGCCACCGGGCGGACACGCCCGACGGCGTCGACCTGGGCCAGCTGCAGACGGCCTTCGCCTGCACCAACGAGGACGTGCGCATGATCCTCAAGACCATGGCCAGCCAGGGGCACGACCCCGTCTTCTCCATGGGGGACGACATCCCTCTGGCCGTCCTGTCCCAGACCCATCGGCCCCTGAGCTTCTACTTCCGCCAGCGCTTCGCTCAGGTGACCAACCCGGCCATCGACCCCCTGCGGGAGGAGCTGGTCATGTCCCTGGACTGCTACGTGGGGCCCAGGGGCAGCATCTTCGAGGAGACGCCGGAGCACGCCCGAGTCATCCATCTGGAGACCCCTCTCCTCTCGGCCCAGGCGCTGGAGGCCATCCGTCGCGGGGGCAACGGCGCCTTCCGTGTGCGGGAGCTGCCCGCCCTCTTCCCGGTCGATAGAGGCCCCGAGGGGCTGGAGGAGGCCCTGGAAGAGCTCTGTCGGCGAGCGGTGGAGGCCGCCGATGAGGGCTACGAGTTGCTGCTGCTGACCGATCGCGGGGTGGATGCCCAGCATGCTCCCATCCCCATGTTGCTGGCGGTGGGGGCCGTCCACCATGGCCTCATCCGTGCTGGCCGCCGCATGAAGACGGACATCGTGGTGGAGACGGGGGCGGCCTGGGACGTGCACCACTTCGCCCTTCTGCTGGGCTACGGTGCCAACGGCATCTATCCCTATCTGGCCATGGCCACCCTGCGGGCCTTCCTGCAAGAGCGGGACATGGCCGAGGCCGACATCGAGGAGGTGCTGGCCAACTTCCGCCAGGCAGTGGAGAGGGGCCTCCTGAAGGTCATGTCCAAGATGGGCATCTCGGCCCTGCGATCCTATCGCGGCGCCCAGATCTTTGAGATCATCGGCCTGGCCCAGGAGGTGGTGGACCGCTGCTTCACGGGCACGCCCGCGCGGCTGGGGGGCATCGGCCTGCGGGAGATAGGGGAGGACGTCCTCTACTGGCACCAGCAGGCCTACCAGGTCTACCCCGAGACGCGGCGCCTGCCCGACATCGGCTACGTGCGCTTCCGACGGGAGGGCGAGTACCACGGCTTCAACCCCCAGGTGGTGACGGCCCTGCAGAAGGCGGTCCAGACGGGCGACTACCAGGCCTACAAGGAGTTCTCGCAGATGGTGCACAGCGGGCCGCCGCGCACCCTGCGGGACCTGCTGGAGATCCGCAGCGACCGCTCGCCCATACCGCTGGAGGAGGTGGAGCCGGCCAGCGAGATCGTGCAGCGCTTCGTGACGGCGGCCATGTCCCTGGGCGCCCTGTCGCCCGAGGCCCACAAGACCATCGCCATCGCCATGAACCGTCTGGGGGGCAAGAGCAACACCGGCGAGGGAGGCGAGGACCGTAGCTGGTACCAGCCCCTGCCCGGGGGCGATTCGGCCTCCAGCCGCATCAAGCAGGTGGCCTCGGGCCGCTTCGGCGTCACCATCGAATACCTGACCCAGGGCGACGAGCTGGAGATCAAGATAGCCCAGGGCTCCAAGCCGGGCGAGGGCGGGCAGTTGCCGGGGCACAAGGTCAACGAGTTCATCGCCTCGGTGCGGCACGCCATCCCCGGCATCCCCCTCATCTCGCCTCCGCCCCATCACGACATCTACAGCATCGAAGACCTGGCCCAGCTCATCTACGACCTGAAGCAGGCCAACCCCAGGGCGCGGGTGGGGGTGAAGCTGGTGGCCGAGAGCGGCGTGGGCACCATCGCCGCCGGCGTGGCCAAGGCCTACGCCGACTACATCCAGATATCCGGCTCCGAGGGCGGCACCGGCGCCTCGCCTCTCTCCTCCATCAAGAACGCCGGCTGCCCCTGGGAGCTGGGGCTGGCCGAGACCCAGCAGGTGCTGATGCTCAATGGCCTCCGCGGACGGGTGCGCCTGCGCACCGACGGCGGCCTGAAGACGGGCTGGGACGTGGTCAAGGCGGCCTTGCTGGGAGCCGACGAGTACGGCTTCGGCACTGCCGCCCTCATCGCCATCGGCTGCGACATGGCCCGCCAGTGCCACCTGAACACCTGCCCCACGGGCATTGCTACCCAGCGTCGCGACCTCATCGACAAGCGGTTCCAGGGGCGGCCTGAGTATGTGGTGAACTACTTCACGTTCGTGGCCGAAGAGGTGAGGGAGGTCCTGGCCTTCATGGGCTACCGGCGGCTGGAGGAGATCATAGGCCGGGTGGACTTGCTGGCGCCCAGGGAGCTCCCGGAGGGGCACCGGGGCCGCACCCTCACCCTGGAGGCGGTGCTGGCCGACGTAGACCCGGCCCGTGTTTCGCCGCGGCGCTGCGTCCAGCCCCGCAACGACCGCCCCCACCCCTGCGCCGACGACCGCATATGGGAGCAGGTGCTGCCTGCCCTGGAGGAGGGCCGCCCGGTGCGGGTGGAGACGGAGATCCGCAACTCCGACCTGACGGCGGGGGCGCGCATCGCCGGTGCCATCGCCCAGCGCTACCGCCTGGAGGGGCTGCCCGAGGGCACCATCGAGATCGTCTACCGGGGCAGCGCCGGCCAGAGCTTCGGCGCCTGGTGTGCCAACGGCATGCGCCTGATCCTAGAGGGGGAGGCCAACGACTACGTGGGCAAAGGGATGAGCGGCGGCGAGATCATCGTCCGACCCCCCAGGGGCGCCCCCTATGACAGCCATCTGAACGTCATCGTCGGCAACACGGTGCTGTACGGGGCCACCGGCGGCAAGCTGTTCGTGGCCGGCCGGGCAGGCGAGCGCTTCGCCGTGCGCAACTCGGGGGCCATCGCCGTGGTAGAGGGCGCTGGGGACCACTGCTGCGAATACATGACCCAGGGGCTGGTGGTGGTGCTGGGCCGCACGGGGCGGAACTTCGGCGCCGGCATGTCCTGGGGCCACGCCTTCGTCCTGGACGAGGACGGCACCTTCCCCCGGCGCTACAACCCCGAGCTCATCACCATCCAGAGGGTCGAGCAGCCGGAAGACGAGGCCCTGCTGCGCTCCCTCATCGAGGAGCACGCCCACAAGACGGGCAGCCGCTGGGCGCGCCACATCCTGGACCACTGGCGAGACTTCCTGCCCCTGTTCTGGAAGGTGGTGCCCCTGTCGGTTCCCATGGACGTCATGGGGCACGCCATACACCGTAGGGAGGGCCACGAGGCGCAGGCAGGCGCCGCCCCTGGCCACCCCTAG